In Pomacea canaliculata isolate SZHN2017 linkage group LG12, ASM307304v1, whole genome shotgun sequence, a single genomic region encodes these proteins:
- the LOC112576686 gene encoding hemocyte protein-glutamine gamma-glutamyltransferase-like isoform X1, which produces MSHGRRAIAYPRGRISYLPNVGSRPGRHVYPEHFGWSNSSRYTPSRDALNIDALFNLFEYGNVPAREPNATRPSSTTTPAKPDPALDKDVLRVENVDFKVKENTRAHNTFEYDIAETEDPKLVIRRGQPFSAVFTFSRPYNAEQDDLRLVFQIGDRPIVSKGTHVEFVLSDKDEPNQWGAKIDSQSGNTVNVTFFTPPDCIVGKWSFKVDVVRRTDNQTSVFRYNYKDPIYILFNPWCKEDAVYMENEAARKEYVLRDTGKVFTGTTDRITGKPWAFAQFDGKVLDCCIYLLENSDINIAVRGNPIPVARKLTAMINAQDEGGVLAGNWSGDYSGGKSPLSWSGSRPILELYYAQKSTVKFGQCWVFSGVLTTVFRALGIPARSVTNFASAHDSDTSITIDSHFNANGEPMEHKNVDSVWNFHVWNEAWMARPDLSPGYGGWQACDATPQETSDGVYCCGPASVRAIREGEVNLPYDGPFVFAEVNADKVYWRLNKITGKDEVVQIVENVVGKNISTLALGSDEREDITKYYKPPEGSAEERVSVRRANLLGSKLHNIYTSGPEDVKVEVSFDTDTFVGQDVMVKLQATNTSKEQRTLDGLMTISTMYYTGVVDRDDRVGQENIEHCVLQPGETKDILMTCHPQGYLKKLKDCCMFSVTAMTTVGETKQCFVNRTELRLRKPHINIKAPAKGTVGTEIAVEVSFTNPLKVSLTHCYLEVEGPGLTENQRIPQGDVQASGTFIASFKIKPQKTGERELIVNFNCDQLEDVNGSCKITVS; this is translated from the exons ATGTCGCACGGACGGAGAGCAATCGCCTACCCCCGGGGTCGCATCAGCTACCTCCCAAATGTGGGTAGCCGCCCAGGCCGCCACGTCTACCCGGAGCACTTCGGGTGGAGTAACAGCAGCAGGTACACGCCGTCGCGGGACGCCCTCAACATTGATGCCCTCTTCAACTTGTTCGAGTACGGCAACGTCCCTGCGCGAGAACCGAACGCGACGCGACCCTCGTCTACTACAACACCAGCGA AGCCTGACCCAGCCCTCGACAAAGACGTGCTGCGAGTTGAAAACGTCGACTTTAAGGTCAAAGAGAACACACGCGCCCACAACACTTTCGAGTATGACATCGCGGAAACTGAGGACCCCAAGTTGGTCATTCGCCGAGGGCAGCCATTCAGCGCCGTCTTCACCTTCTCCAGACCCTACAACGCCGAGCAGGACGACCTGAGGCTCGTCTTTCAGATCG GTGACCGGCCCATTGTTAGCAAGGGAACCCATGTAGAGTTTGTCCTCTCCGACAAGGATGAGCCCAACCAGTGGGGGGCGAAGATCGACAGTCAGTCAGGCAATACTGTCAATGTGACCTTTTTCACACCACCTGACTGCATTGTGGGCAAATGGAGCTTCAAGGTTGATGTTGTGCGTAGAACAGACAACCAAACTTCTGTGTTCCGCTACAACTACAAGGACCCAATCTACATCCTCTTCAACCCATGGtgcaaag aGGATGCTGTCTACATGGAAAATGAAGCAGCAAGAAAGGAGTATGTTTTGAGGGACACGGGCAAGGTCTTCACTGGCACCACTGACCGTATCACAGGCAAGCCATGGGCTTTTGCCCAG tttgatgGCAAGGTCCTGGATTGCTGCATTTATTTGTTAGAAAATTCAGACATAAATATTGCAGTTCGAGGCAACCCAATCCCTGTTGCACGCAAGCTGACTGCTATG ATCAATGCACAAGATGAAGGAGGCGTACTGGCAGGAAACTGGTCAGGTGACTACTCAGGTGGGAAATCACCACTATCCTGGTCGGGCAGCCGGCCAATCCTGGAGCTGTACTATGCTCAGAAATCCACAGTCAAATTTGGGCAGTGTTGGGTTTTCTCTGGTGTGTTGACCACAG TGTTCAGAGCTCTTGGCATTCCTGCTCGCAGTGTCACAAACTTCGCGTCAGCCCATGACAGTGACACATCAATTACGATTGATTCTCACTTTAATGCTAATGGCGAACCAATGGAGCATAAGAATGTGGACTCTGTATG gAATTTCCATGTTTGGAATGAAGCTTGGATGGCAAGACCTGACCTTTCACCCGGCTATGGCGGCTGGCAAGCTTGTGATGCTACCCCCCAGGAGACAAGTGATG GTGTTTACTGCTGTGGACCTGCATCTGTCCGTGCAATCAGGGAAGGTGAGGTCAACCTCCCATATGATGGCCCCTTCGTCTTCGCAGAGGTGAATGCTGATAAAGTTTATTGGaggctgaacaagatcacaggCAAAGATGAAGTTGTCCAGATTGTTGAAAATGT TGTGGGCAAGAATATCAGCACTCTTGCACTGGGTAGTGATGAAAGGGAAGACATCACAAAGTACTATAAGCCTCCTGAAG GAAGCGCCGAAGAGCGTGTTTCTGTGAGAAGAGCCAATCTGCTTGGGTCTAAGCTTCATAACATCTACACCTCTGGACCAGAG gATGTAAAGGTTGAAGTTAGTTTTGACACGGACACCTTTGTTGGCCAAGATGTTATGGTGAAGCTTCAAGCTACCAACACTAGCAAAGAGCAGCGAACATTGGATGGGCTCATGACAATCAGTACTATGTACTACACTGGTGTTGTGGACAGAGATGACCGTGTAGGGCAGGAAAATATTGAACATTGCGTGCTGCAGCCCGGAGAGA ccaAGGATATCCTGATGACTTGCCACCCACAGGGCTATCTTAAGAAACTCAAAGACTGCTGCATGTTCAGTGTAACAGCCATGACTACGGTCGGGGAGACCAAGCAGTGTTTTGTCAACCGAACTGAGCTTCGCCTTCGCAAGCCCCATATCAACATCAAG GCACCAGCTAAAGGAACTGTGGGGACAGAAATTGCTGTGGAAGTGTCTTTCACAAATCCTTTGAAGGTCTCTCTCACCCACTGTTACCTGGAAGTGGAGGGGCCAGGGTTGACTGAGAATCAGCGAATTCCACAAGG TGATGTGCAAGCCAGTGGTACATTCATAGCATCCTTCAAGATCAAGCCACAGAAGACTGGTGAGCGTGAACTCATTGTCAACTTTAACTGTGACCAGCTGGAAGACGTTAATGGCTCCTGCAAGATCACAGTCTCATAG
- the LOC112576686 gene encoding hemocyte protein-glutamine gamma-glutamyltransferase-like isoform X2 → MGCVSSIPICQQCAKKRSSDAVLTNINTTTTPVDVASHPRYDRTTDIGRRNTAAFPNDVSLVSSDIREPDPALDKDVLRVENVDFKVKENTRAHNTFEYDIAETEDPKLVIRRGQPFSAVFTFSRPYNAEQDDLRLVFQIGDRPIVSKGTHVEFVLSDKDEPNQWGAKIDSQSGNTVNVTFFTPPDCIVGKWSFKVDVVRRTDNQTSVFRYNYKDPIYILFNPWCKEDAVYMENEAARKEYVLRDTGKVFTGTTDRITGKPWAFAQFDGKVLDCCIYLLENSDINIAVRGNPIPVARKLTAMINAQDEGGVLAGNWSGDYSGGKSPLSWSGSRPILELYYAQKSTVKFGQCWVFSGVLTTVFRALGIPARSVTNFASAHDSDTSITIDSHFNANGEPMEHKNVDSVWNFHVWNEAWMARPDLSPGYGGWQACDATPQETSDGVYCCGPASVRAIREGEVNLPYDGPFVFAEVNADKVYWRLNKITGKDEVVQIVENVVGKNISTLALGSDEREDITKYYKPPEGSAEERVSVRRANLLGSKLHNIYTSGPEDVKVEVSFDTDTFVGQDVMVKLQATNTSKEQRTLDGLMTISTMYYTGVVDRDDRVGQENIEHCVLQPGETKDILMTCHPQGYLKKLKDCCMFSVTAMTTVGETKQCFVNRTELRLRKPHINIKAPAKGTVGTEIAVEVSFTNPLKVSLTHCYLEVEGPGLTENQRIPQGDVQASGTFIASFKIKPQKTGERELIVNFNCDQLEDVNGSCKITVS, encoded by the exons ATGGGGTGTGTGTCTAGTATACCGATATGCCAACAGTGCGCTAAGAAACGGAGCTCGGACGCCGTCCTCACCAACATTAACACCACGACGACGCCGGTAGACGTTGCCAGTCATCCCCGCTACGACAGGACTACAGACATCGGTCGTCGCAACACCGCAGCCTTCCCTAATGATGTCTCCCTCGTCTCCTCGGACATCAGAG AGCCTGACCCAGCCCTCGACAAAGACGTGCTGCGAGTTGAAAACGTCGACTTTAAGGTCAAAGAGAACACACGCGCCCACAACACTTTCGAGTATGACATCGCGGAAACTGAGGACCCCAAGTTGGTCATTCGCCGAGGGCAGCCATTCAGCGCCGTCTTCACCTTCTCCAGACCCTACAACGCCGAGCAGGACGACCTGAGGCTCGTCTTTCAGATCG GTGACCGGCCCATTGTTAGCAAGGGAACCCATGTAGAGTTTGTCCTCTCCGACAAGGATGAGCCCAACCAGTGGGGGGCGAAGATCGACAGTCAGTCAGGCAATACTGTCAATGTGACCTTTTTCACACCACCTGACTGCATTGTGGGCAAATGGAGCTTCAAGGTTGATGTTGTGCGTAGAACAGACAACCAAACTTCTGTGTTCCGCTACAACTACAAGGACCCAATCTACATCCTCTTCAACCCATGGtgcaaag aGGATGCTGTCTACATGGAAAATGAAGCAGCAAGAAAGGAGTATGTTTTGAGGGACACGGGCAAGGTCTTCACTGGCACCACTGACCGTATCACAGGCAAGCCATGGGCTTTTGCCCAG tttgatgGCAAGGTCCTGGATTGCTGCATTTATTTGTTAGAAAATTCAGACATAAATATTGCAGTTCGAGGCAACCCAATCCCTGTTGCACGCAAGCTGACTGCTATG ATCAATGCACAAGATGAAGGAGGCGTACTGGCAGGAAACTGGTCAGGTGACTACTCAGGTGGGAAATCACCACTATCCTGGTCGGGCAGCCGGCCAATCCTGGAGCTGTACTATGCTCAGAAATCCACAGTCAAATTTGGGCAGTGTTGGGTTTTCTCTGGTGTGTTGACCACAG TGTTCAGAGCTCTTGGCATTCCTGCTCGCAGTGTCACAAACTTCGCGTCAGCCCATGACAGTGACACATCAATTACGATTGATTCTCACTTTAATGCTAATGGCGAACCAATGGAGCATAAGAATGTGGACTCTGTATG gAATTTCCATGTTTGGAATGAAGCTTGGATGGCAAGACCTGACCTTTCACCCGGCTATGGCGGCTGGCAAGCTTGTGATGCTACCCCCCAGGAGACAAGTGATG GTGTTTACTGCTGTGGACCTGCATCTGTCCGTGCAATCAGGGAAGGTGAGGTCAACCTCCCATATGATGGCCCCTTCGTCTTCGCAGAGGTGAATGCTGATAAAGTTTATTGGaggctgaacaagatcacaggCAAAGATGAAGTTGTCCAGATTGTTGAAAATGT TGTGGGCAAGAATATCAGCACTCTTGCACTGGGTAGTGATGAAAGGGAAGACATCACAAAGTACTATAAGCCTCCTGAAG GAAGCGCCGAAGAGCGTGTTTCTGTGAGAAGAGCCAATCTGCTTGGGTCTAAGCTTCATAACATCTACACCTCTGGACCAGAG gATGTAAAGGTTGAAGTTAGTTTTGACACGGACACCTTTGTTGGCCAAGATGTTATGGTGAAGCTTCAAGCTACCAACACTAGCAAAGAGCAGCGAACATTGGATGGGCTCATGACAATCAGTACTATGTACTACACTGGTGTTGTGGACAGAGATGACCGTGTAGGGCAGGAAAATATTGAACATTGCGTGCTGCAGCCCGGAGAGA ccaAGGATATCCTGATGACTTGCCACCCACAGGGCTATCTTAAGAAACTCAAAGACTGCTGCATGTTCAGTGTAACAGCCATGACTACGGTCGGGGAGACCAAGCAGTGTTTTGTCAACCGAACTGAGCTTCGCCTTCGCAAGCCCCATATCAACATCAAG GCACCAGCTAAAGGAACTGTGGGGACAGAAATTGCTGTGGAAGTGTCTTTCACAAATCCTTTGAAGGTCTCTCTCACCCACTGTTACCTGGAAGTGGAGGGGCCAGGGTTGACTGAGAATCAGCGAATTCCACAAGG TGATGTGCAAGCCAGTGGTACATTCATAGCATCCTTCAAGATCAAGCCACAGAAGACTGGTGAGCGTGAACTCATTGTCAACTTTAACTGTGACCAGCTGGAAGACGTTAATGGCTCCTGCAAGATCACAGTCTCATAG
- the LOC112576686 gene encoding hemocyte protein-glutamine gamma-glutamyltransferase-like isoform X3 codes for MVCVEPDPALDKDVLRVENVDFKVKENTRAHNTFEYDIAETEDPKLVIRRGQPFSAVFTFSRPYNAEQDDLRLVFQIGDRPIVSKGTHVEFVLSDKDEPNQWGAKIDSQSGNTVNVTFFTPPDCIVGKWSFKVDVVRRTDNQTSVFRYNYKDPIYILFNPWCKEDAVYMENEAARKEYVLRDTGKVFTGTTDRITGKPWAFAQFDGKVLDCCIYLLENSDINIAVRGNPIPVARKLTAMINAQDEGGVLAGNWSGDYSGGKSPLSWSGSRPILELYYAQKSTVKFGQCWVFSGVLTTVFRALGIPARSVTNFASAHDSDTSITIDSHFNANGEPMEHKNVDSVWNFHVWNEAWMARPDLSPGYGGWQACDATPQETSDGVYCCGPASVRAIREGEVNLPYDGPFVFAEVNADKVYWRLNKITGKDEVVQIVENVVGKNISTLALGSDEREDITKYYKPPEGSAEERVSVRRANLLGSKLHNIYTSGPEDVKVEVSFDTDTFVGQDVMVKLQATNTSKEQRTLDGLMTISTMYYTGVVDRDDRVGQENIEHCVLQPGETKDILMTCHPQGYLKKLKDCCMFSVTAMTTVGETKQCFVNRTELRLRKPHINIKAPAKGTVGTEIAVEVSFTNPLKVSLTHCYLEVEGPGLTENQRIPQGDVQASGTFIASFKIKPQKTGERELIVNFNCDQLEDVNGSCKITVS; via the exons ATGGTATGCGTAG AGCCTGACCCAGCCCTCGACAAAGACGTGCTGCGAGTTGAAAACGTCGACTTTAAGGTCAAAGAGAACACACGCGCCCACAACACTTTCGAGTATGACATCGCGGAAACTGAGGACCCCAAGTTGGTCATTCGCCGAGGGCAGCCATTCAGCGCCGTCTTCACCTTCTCCAGACCCTACAACGCCGAGCAGGACGACCTGAGGCTCGTCTTTCAGATCG GTGACCGGCCCATTGTTAGCAAGGGAACCCATGTAGAGTTTGTCCTCTCCGACAAGGATGAGCCCAACCAGTGGGGGGCGAAGATCGACAGTCAGTCAGGCAATACTGTCAATGTGACCTTTTTCACACCACCTGACTGCATTGTGGGCAAATGGAGCTTCAAGGTTGATGTTGTGCGTAGAACAGACAACCAAACTTCTGTGTTCCGCTACAACTACAAGGACCCAATCTACATCCTCTTCAACCCATGGtgcaaag aGGATGCTGTCTACATGGAAAATGAAGCAGCAAGAAAGGAGTATGTTTTGAGGGACACGGGCAAGGTCTTCACTGGCACCACTGACCGTATCACAGGCAAGCCATGGGCTTTTGCCCAG tttgatgGCAAGGTCCTGGATTGCTGCATTTATTTGTTAGAAAATTCAGACATAAATATTGCAGTTCGAGGCAACCCAATCCCTGTTGCACGCAAGCTGACTGCTATG ATCAATGCACAAGATGAAGGAGGCGTACTGGCAGGAAACTGGTCAGGTGACTACTCAGGTGGGAAATCACCACTATCCTGGTCGGGCAGCCGGCCAATCCTGGAGCTGTACTATGCTCAGAAATCCACAGTCAAATTTGGGCAGTGTTGGGTTTTCTCTGGTGTGTTGACCACAG TGTTCAGAGCTCTTGGCATTCCTGCTCGCAGTGTCACAAACTTCGCGTCAGCCCATGACAGTGACACATCAATTACGATTGATTCTCACTTTAATGCTAATGGCGAACCAATGGAGCATAAGAATGTGGACTCTGTATG gAATTTCCATGTTTGGAATGAAGCTTGGATGGCAAGACCTGACCTTTCACCCGGCTATGGCGGCTGGCAAGCTTGTGATGCTACCCCCCAGGAGACAAGTGATG GTGTTTACTGCTGTGGACCTGCATCTGTCCGTGCAATCAGGGAAGGTGAGGTCAACCTCCCATATGATGGCCCCTTCGTCTTCGCAGAGGTGAATGCTGATAAAGTTTATTGGaggctgaacaagatcacaggCAAAGATGAAGTTGTCCAGATTGTTGAAAATGT TGTGGGCAAGAATATCAGCACTCTTGCACTGGGTAGTGATGAAAGGGAAGACATCACAAAGTACTATAAGCCTCCTGAAG GAAGCGCCGAAGAGCGTGTTTCTGTGAGAAGAGCCAATCTGCTTGGGTCTAAGCTTCATAACATCTACACCTCTGGACCAGAG gATGTAAAGGTTGAAGTTAGTTTTGACACGGACACCTTTGTTGGCCAAGATGTTATGGTGAAGCTTCAAGCTACCAACACTAGCAAAGAGCAGCGAACATTGGATGGGCTCATGACAATCAGTACTATGTACTACACTGGTGTTGTGGACAGAGATGACCGTGTAGGGCAGGAAAATATTGAACATTGCGTGCTGCAGCCCGGAGAGA ccaAGGATATCCTGATGACTTGCCACCCACAGGGCTATCTTAAGAAACTCAAAGACTGCTGCATGTTCAGTGTAACAGCCATGACTACGGTCGGGGAGACCAAGCAGTGTTTTGTCAACCGAACTGAGCTTCGCCTTCGCAAGCCCCATATCAACATCAAG GCACCAGCTAAAGGAACTGTGGGGACAGAAATTGCTGTGGAAGTGTCTTTCACAAATCCTTTGAAGGTCTCTCTCACCCACTGTTACCTGGAAGTGGAGGGGCCAGGGTTGACTGAGAATCAGCGAATTCCACAAGG TGATGTGCAAGCCAGTGGTACATTCATAGCATCCTTCAAGATCAAGCCACAGAAGACTGGTGAGCGTGAACTCATTGTCAACTTTAACTGTGACCAGCTGGAAGACGTTAATGGCTCCTGCAAGATCACAGTCTCATAG